The following coding sequences are from one Lathamus discolor isolate bLatDis1 chromosome 10, bLatDis1.hap1, whole genome shotgun sequence window:
- the MGAT4B gene encoding alpha-1,3-mannosyl-glycoprotein 4-beta-N-acetylglucosaminyltransferase B isoform X2 → MDCGGDVVDIYQREFLALRDRLHAAEQESLKRSKELNLVLEEIKRAISEKQALRDINRTWSSLSDETKLKLWNITNKNVLHLPTIFHHLPHLLSKENSLQPAVHVGQGRTGVSVVMGIPSVKREVHSYLTDTLNSLISELTQQEKEDSVIVVLIAETDPQYTAGVAENIKNLFPKEIHSGLLEVISPSPHFYPDFSHLRESFGDPKERVRWRTKQNLDYCFLMMYAQSKGIYYVQLEDDIVAKPNYLSTMKNFALQQPSEEWMILEFSQLGFIGKMFKSLDLSLIVEFILMFYKDKPIDWLLDHILWVKVCNPEKDAKHCDRQKANLRIRFKPSLFQHVGTHSSLAGKIQKLKDKDFGKQALRKEHVNPPAEVSTSLKTYQHFTLEKAYLREDFFWAFTPTAGDFIRFRFFKPLRIERFFFRSGNIEHPEDKLLNTTVEVLPFDSLQSDKEALQEGRGAVFKYRRTPDGYIQIGSFSKGVAEGEVDPSFGPLEAIRLSIQTDSPVWIILSEIFIKKAE, encoded by the exons ATGGATTGTGGAG GTGACGTTGTGGACATCTACCAGCGGGAGTTTCTTGCCCTCCGGGACCGACTGCACGCAGCCGAGCAGGAGAGCCTGAAGCGCTCAAAGGAGCTCAACCTGGTCCTGGAGGAGATCAAGAGGGCGATCTCGGAGAAGCAGGCCCTGCGGGATATAAACCGGACCTGGAGCAGCTTATCTG acGAAACCAAGTTAAAACTGTGGAATATCACCAACAAGAATGTGCTGCACCTTCCCACCATCTTCCATCATTTGCCACATTTGCTGTCAAAGGAGAACAGTCTGCAGCCAGCCGTGCATGTGGGACAGGGGCGCACTGGAG TGTCCGTCGTGATGGGAATCCCCAGCGTGAAGCGGGAGGTGCATTCCTACCTCACCGACACCCTCAACTCCCTCATCTCGGAGCTCActcagcaggagaaggaggactCCGTCATCGTCGTCCTCATTGCTGAG aCGGACCCACAGTACACAGCCGGAGTGGCAGAAAACATCAAAAACTT atTCCCAAAGGAAATACACTCAGGTCTCCTGGAGGTAATTTCCCCATCTCCACATTTCTATCCTGATTTCTCCCATCTGCGGGAATCCTTCGGGGACCCCAAGGAAAGAGTCAG GTGGAGGACAAAGCAGAACCTCGACTACTGCTTTTTAATGATGTATGCTCAGTCCAAAGGCATATATTATGTGCAG CTGGAGGATGATATTGTGGCCAAACCAAACTATCTCAGCACGATGAAGAACTTTGCCTTGCAGCAGCCTTCTGAGGAGTGGATGatcctggagttttctcagcTGGGGTTTATTG gAAAAATGTTCAAGTCTCTGGATCTGAGCTTGATCGTGGAGTTCATCCTGATGTTCTATAAGGACAAACCCATTGACTGGCTGCTGGATCACATCCTCTGGGTGAAAGTCTGCAACCCTGAGAAAGACGCA AAACACTGTGACAGGCAGAAGGCGAACCTGAGGATCCGCTTCAAGCCATCACTCTTCCAGCACGTGGGAACCCACTCCTCCTTGGCTGGGAAGATACAGAAGCTGAAG GACAAGGACTTTGGCAAGCAGGCCCTGCGCAAAGAGCACGTGAACCCCCCCGCGGAGGTGAGCACCAGCCTGAAAACCTACCAGCACTTCACCTTGGAGAAGGCTTACCTGCGGGAGGACTTCTTCTGGGCCTTCACTCCCACTGCCGGAGACTTCATCAGATTCAGATTCTTCAAACCACTCCGCATCGAAAG GTTCTTCTTCCGCAGCGGGAACATCGAGCACCCAGAAGACAAACTCCTCAATACGACTGTGGAGGTTTTGCCGTTTGAC AGCCTGCAGTCGGATAAGGAAGCCTTGCAAGAGGGAAGAGGTGCAGTGTTCAAATACCGCAGGACACCGGATGGCTACATCCAGATAG GCTCCTTCTCCAAGGGCGTTGCAGAGGGCGAGGTGGACCCATCCTTCGGGCCGCTGGAGGCCATCAGGCTGTCCATCCAGACCGACTCCCCAGTGTGGATCATCTTGAGCGAG ATTTTCATCAAGAAGGCGGAGTGA
- the MGAT4B gene encoding alpha-1,3-mannosyl-glycoprotein 4-beta-N-acetylglucosaminyltransferase B isoform X1, with amino-acid sequence MRLRSGTALTLLLGCLCALLSLSWYGAFGGHKGDVVDIYQREFLALRDRLHAAEQESLKRSKELNLVLEEIKRAISEKQALRDINRTWSSLSDETKLKLWNITNKNVLHLPTIFHHLPHLLSKENSLQPAVHVGQGRTGVSVVMGIPSVKREVHSYLTDTLNSLISELTQQEKEDSVIVVLIAETDPQYTAGVAENIKNLFPKEIHSGLLEVISPSPHFYPDFSHLRESFGDPKERVRWRTKQNLDYCFLMMYAQSKGIYYVQLEDDIVAKPNYLSTMKNFALQQPSEEWMILEFSQLGFIGKMFKSLDLSLIVEFILMFYKDKPIDWLLDHILWVKVCNPEKDAKHCDRQKANLRIRFKPSLFQHVGTHSSLAGKIQKLKDKDFGKQALRKEHVNPPAEVSTSLKTYQHFTLEKAYLREDFFWAFTPTAGDFIRFRFFKPLRIERFFFRSGNIEHPEDKLLNTTVEVLPFDSLQSDKEALQEGRGAVFKYRRTPDGYIQIGSFSKGVAEGEVDPSFGPLEAIRLSIQTDSPVWIILSEIFIKKAE; translated from the exons GTGACGTTGTGGACATCTACCAGCGGGAGTTTCTTGCCCTCCGGGACCGACTGCACGCAGCCGAGCAGGAGAGCCTGAAGCGCTCAAAGGAGCTCAACCTGGTCCTGGAGGAGATCAAGAGGGCGATCTCGGAGAAGCAGGCCCTGCGGGATATAAACCGGACCTGGAGCAGCTTATCTG acGAAACCAAGTTAAAACTGTGGAATATCACCAACAAGAATGTGCTGCACCTTCCCACCATCTTCCATCATTTGCCACATTTGCTGTCAAAGGAGAACAGTCTGCAGCCAGCCGTGCATGTGGGACAGGGGCGCACTGGAG TGTCCGTCGTGATGGGAATCCCCAGCGTGAAGCGGGAGGTGCATTCCTACCTCACCGACACCCTCAACTCCCTCATCTCGGAGCTCActcagcaggagaaggaggactCCGTCATCGTCGTCCTCATTGCTGAG aCGGACCCACAGTACACAGCCGGAGTGGCAGAAAACATCAAAAACTT atTCCCAAAGGAAATACACTCAGGTCTCCTGGAGGTAATTTCCCCATCTCCACATTTCTATCCTGATTTCTCCCATCTGCGGGAATCCTTCGGGGACCCCAAGGAAAGAGTCAG GTGGAGGACAAAGCAGAACCTCGACTACTGCTTTTTAATGATGTATGCTCAGTCCAAAGGCATATATTATGTGCAG CTGGAGGATGATATTGTGGCCAAACCAAACTATCTCAGCACGATGAAGAACTTTGCCTTGCAGCAGCCTTCTGAGGAGTGGATGatcctggagttttctcagcTGGGGTTTATTG gAAAAATGTTCAAGTCTCTGGATCTGAGCTTGATCGTGGAGTTCATCCTGATGTTCTATAAGGACAAACCCATTGACTGGCTGCTGGATCACATCCTCTGGGTGAAAGTCTGCAACCCTGAGAAAGACGCA AAACACTGTGACAGGCAGAAGGCGAACCTGAGGATCCGCTTCAAGCCATCACTCTTCCAGCACGTGGGAACCCACTCCTCCTTGGCTGGGAAGATACAGAAGCTGAAG GACAAGGACTTTGGCAAGCAGGCCCTGCGCAAAGAGCACGTGAACCCCCCCGCGGAGGTGAGCACCAGCCTGAAAACCTACCAGCACTTCACCTTGGAGAAGGCTTACCTGCGGGAGGACTTCTTCTGGGCCTTCACTCCCACTGCCGGAGACTTCATCAGATTCAGATTCTTCAAACCACTCCGCATCGAAAG GTTCTTCTTCCGCAGCGGGAACATCGAGCACCCAGAAGACAAACTCCTCAATACGACTGTGGAGGTTTTGCCGTTTGAC AGCCTGCAGTCGGATAAGGAAGCCTTGCAAGAGGGAAGAGGTGCAGTGTTCAAATACCGCAGGACACCGGATGGCTACATCCAGATAG GCTCCTTCTCCAAGGGCGTTGCAGAGGGCGAGGTGGACCCATCCTTCGGGCCGCTGGAGGCCATCAGGCTGTCCATCCAGACCGACTCCCCAGTGTGGATCATCTTGAGCGAG ATTTTCATCAAGAAGGCGGAGTGA
- the LOC136019746 gene encoding LOW QUALITY PROTEIN: leukotriene C4 synthase-like (The sequence of the model RefSeq protein was modified relative to this genomic sequence to represent the inferred CDS: substituted 1 base at 1 genomic stop codon), with product MRHQMDLLATVTVLGVLEQACFALQVIHARRQXRISPPRTTDHPEFEGIFRAQVNCSEYFPVFIPLLWAAGIFFHQAVAVACGLLYLYTCLRHFQGYTAAAQGRLGPLYASAWVLWLLLGLGVAGLLAHFLLPCCSPWMAVLVRPLQRLSAW from the exons ATGAGGCATCAGATGGACTTGCTTGCCACTGTCACAGTTTTGGGAGTCCTGGAGCAAG CCTGTTTTGCACTGCAGGTGATCCATGCCCGGCGACAGTAGAGGATCTCCCCTCCCAGGACAACAGATCACCCTGAATTTGAGGGGATCTTCAGAGCTCA GGTGAATTGCTCAGAGTACTTCCCAGTCTTCATCCCGCTCCTCTGGGCTGCTGGAATCTTCTTCCATCAAG CTGTGGCTGTGGCGTGCGGGCTGCTCTACCTCTACACCTGCCTCAGGCACTTCCAGGGATACACTGCAGCTGCGCAGGGACG GTTGGGCCCATTGTACGCCAGTGCCtgggtgctgtggctgctgctggggctgggggtggcCGGGCTCTTGGCACACttcctgcttccctgctgctccccatggATGGCAGTGCTGGTGCGGCCCCTCCAGCGCCTCAGTGCCTGGTGA